A region from the Desulfomarina profundi genome encodes:
- a CDS encoding HAD family hydrolase, which yields MLKLIIFDCDGVMFDSKEANRKYYNYLLKEFKCCEMSDEEVDFVHMHSVDESLLHIFKKYKNVSIPDVHRFRQGISYEPFLRYMNMEPDLIPFLEQVSPHYALAISTNRTNTMRPLLESHGLAHYFGKVMTAADTTKPKPAPDALLEILNYYNCPPTTHYSSVILS from the coding sequence ATGCTGAAACTCATTATATTTGATTGTGATGGCGTGATGTTTGACTCGAAAGAGGCAAACCGAAAATATTATAATTACCTTTTGAAAGAGTTCAAATGTTGTGAGATGAGTGATGAAGAGGTCGATTTTGTACACATGCACAGTGTTGATGAATCGCTTCTCCATATATTCAAGAAATATAAAAATGTCTCAATCCCGGATGTACATAGATTCAGGCAGGGAATCAGCTACGAACCGTTTCTCAGGTACATGAACATGGAGCCTGACCTTATACCTTTTCTCGAGCAGGTCAGCCCACATTACGCTCTGGCCATTTCCACCAACCGCACCAATACAATGCGACCTCTTCTCGAATCCCATGGCCTTGCTCACTATTTCGGCAAAGTAATGACAGCAGCCGATACCACCAAACCGAAACCTGCCCCGGATGCACTGCTTGAAATTCTCAATTATTACAATTGTCCCCCGACAACGCACTATTCATCGGTGATTCTGTCATAG
- a CDS encoding ubiquitin-conjugating enzyme E2, translated as MTAQSDQLSEILSRITREFSAHEFISIQPVKGDPPDQYEITYSVPGMVQENGEITLAEKHIVECSIPFGFPHFPPSCKPKTPIFHPDFDPAAICLGDFWEQNKSLPELIIHIGRMICGEFYSIDNAFNEEAALWFTDNSSRLPFSTILAEKGKSTQLNQPIPSEIDTLDDSDLTTEYDYLSIEQNDEEELIPDKRPEKSPEIEEGTGSEIDFTLIQLLDKQNRYSQLFNLLSDLPPSTRQETEPYFSNAKKAINIAKKFHNKARSEEDRGNGETALKLYEKIPETVADYPDISIDIDRLKRSIELLRELSSETVPDTPEPPDIPQKQKKEKTKKPAFPTRRTRPNSSSPPPSPGNSRIKYIFLGGIILLLAGAAGYYYFTLQQNIIFARRSFSTCKAQLKADNFISAKQNCDQAMKLAGQVQFIRQPEVAVLKSEIQQTLQSEKMRMGLAGKVLFNGQYLAKKDVKALLFFQKLKETAFSLYDEGKWKKASTKLQEAISVARNTPSLDDTVLPILMSKLQHAKVQQFLQKADEKEKEHSWKLAIKHYTDALVYLNELPQEMQQQYRGQLLLGLEKSRFEDLKSKGDSLFAESDWEKATSFYQKAIQLAENKGVVPKETLNKIAVHAKKAKLYDAIKRGNLAFSNGSWQEAIDAYRNAQILLSKDQTILKDIGASDVNMKKLARISLQASIIKERQAAKKQLEKKKLSAARNTYRKVISVIEHSSFSKDPEFQEIAAETRGMVQSLDQEIFLDQKQKYLETNFKKLFALNYPSTVPEKLSNPVITFIKETPSKLLFKLQCLEKSGSRPLSLIMFYAYDKKKKNWDFSSGDL; from the coding sequence ATGACAGCTCAATCCGACCAACTCAGCGAGATTTTAAGCCGGATCACAAGGGAATTCTCTGCCCATGAATTCATTTCCATCCAGCCTGTAAAGGGTGATCCTCCGGATCAGTATGAAATAACGTATTCTGTTCCAGGAATGGTACAGGAAAATGGTGAAATCACACTGGCTGAAAAACATATCGTTGAATGTTCCATACCCTTCGGATTTCCACATTTTCCTCCGAGCTGTAAACCTAAGACTCCGATTTTTCATCCTGACTTCGATCCAGCCGCCATCTGTCTCGGTGATTTCTGGGAACAGAATAAATCACTGCCTGAACTGATTATCCATATCGGCAGAATGATCTGTGGCGAATTCTATTCCATTGACAATGCCTTTAATGAGGAGGCAGCGCTCTGGTTCACAGATAACAGCTCCCGGCTGCCTTTTTCTACAATTTTGGCGGAAAAAGGAAAAAGTACACAGCTGAATCAACCAATTCCTTCAGAAATTGACACCCTTGATGATTCAGACCTGACAACTGAATATGATTATCTTTCCATCGAACAAAACGATGAAGAAGAATTGATTCCGGATAAACGTCCAGAAAAATCTCCTGAAATTGAGGAAGGGACGGGATCTGAAATCGATTTCACTCTTATCCAGCTCCTGGATAAACAAAATCGCTACTCTCAACTTTTCAACCTGTTGAGTGATCTCCCCCCGTCTACACGACAGGAAACGGAACCTTATTTTTCAAATGCCAAAAAAGCGATCAACATTGCCAAGAAATTCCACAACAAAGCCAGAAGTGAAGAAGACAGGGGCAATGGTGAAACAGCTCTGAAACTGTATGAAAAAATCCCTGAGACCGTTGCAGATTATCCAGACATATCCATAGATATTGACAGACTAAAAAGAAGTATTGAGCTGCTTAGAGAATTGTCTTCCGAAACAGTTCCAGACACTCCGGAACCACCAGATATTCCGCAGAAACAGAAAAAAGAAAAAACAAAAAAACCAGCTTTTCCCACAAGAAGAACGAGACCGAATTCATCATCTCCGCCTCCTTCGCCCGGAAATTCGAGAATCAAATATATCTTTCTAGGTGGAATTATTCTCCTTTTGGCTGGTGCCGCAGGTTATTATTACTTCACACTTCAACAAAATATCATCTTCGCCCGAAGATCATTTTCCACTTGCAAGGCACAACTGAAAGCAGACAATTTCATCAGTGCGAAACAAAACTGCGACCAGGCAATGAAGCTGGCTGGCCAGGTTCAATTCATACGCCAGCCTGAAGTAGCTGTTCTCAAATCAGAAATACAACAGACTCTCCAATCAGAAAAAATGCGGATGGGGTTAGCCGGCAAAGTTTTGTTCAATGGTCAATATCTTGCAAAAAAAGATGTTAAAGCCCTGCTCTTTTTCCAGAAACTGAAAGAAACCGCTTTTTCTCTCTACGATGAAGGAAAATGGAAAAAGGCCTCCACCAAACTGCAGGAAGCCATAAGCGTGGCCCGAAATACTCCTTCTCTTGACGATACTGTCCTGCCTATTCTCATGTCGAAGCTGCAACATGCAAAAGTACAGCAGTTTCTGCAGAAAGCAGATGAAAAGGAAAAAGAACATTCCTGGAAACTTGCCATAAAACACTATACAGATGCGCTGGTTTACCTCAATGAGCTGCCGCAGGAAATGCAGCAGCAATACCGAGGGCAACTTCTGTTGGGACTGGAAAAAAGCCGTTTTGAGGATTTAAAATCAAAGGGCGACTCTCTGTTTGCCGAATCCGACTGGGAAAAAGCAACTTCTTTTTATCAAAAAGCAATACAGCTTGCTGAAAATAAAGGTGTAGTACCAAAGGAAACGTTAAATAAAATAGCAGTCCACGCAAAAAAGGCAAAACTCTATGACGCCATAAAACGAGGTAATCTTGCCTTCAGTAATGGTTCCTGGCAGGAAGCTATTGATGCTTACAGAAATGCGCAGATTCTACTTTCAAAAGACCAGACCATTCTCAAAGATATCGGCGCCTCGGATGTCAATATGAAAAAGCTGGCAAGAATTTCCCTCCAGGCTTCAATAATAAAGGAAAGGCAGGCCGCAAAAAAACAACTGGAGAAAAAGAAACTGTCTGCCGCCAGAAATACTTACAGAAAAGTTATCTCTGTTATTGAACACAGCTCTTTTTCAAAAGACCCTGAATTTCAAGAGATAGCAGCTGAAACCAGAGGAATGGTTCAATCACTCGACCAAGAGATTTTTCTTGACCAGAAACAAAAATATCTTGAAACAAACTTCAAAAAATTATTTGCGCTGAACTATCCGTCAACAGTGCCCGAAAAACTCAGCAATCCCGTAATCACCTTTATTAAAGAAACACCTTCAAAACTTCTTTTTAAACTTCAATGCCTGGAAAAAAGTGGCAGTCGTCCACTCTCATTGATCATGTTTTATGCCTATGATAAAAAGAAAAAGAACTGGGATTTCTCATCAGGAGACCTTTAG
- a CDS encoding DUF4388 domain-containing protein: protein MEGAVLIRKGEQNFNLYLIVEGEFQVEDDAVILDVLKTGELCGEMSYLGADVAVSTVRAVKKSKVLAIEGDVFGRLLGNNGSVQAFVAKLLAARLRKSNAARSRDFESCMSGRLDQIVPAELFQIFHMHQKTGVLTMELPEGEGKVAFREGCLINARYAGEKNQEAIFKILGENKGLYRFTTGLSPREMKAAEIGDFMMLLMEGVKRVDEGLENEDS from the coding sequence ATGGAAGGTGCGGTATTGATCCGGAAAGGAGAACAAAATTTCAATTTATATCTTATCGTAGAGGGTGAGTTTCAGGTTGAGGATGATGCTGTTATCCTTGATGTCCTCAAGACAGGAGAGTTATGTGGTGAAATGAGCTATCTCGGAGCGGATGTGGCTGTGTCTACCGTAAGAGCCGTGAAGAAGTCAAAGGTTCTGGCCATCGAGGGAGATGTTTTTGGTCGCCTTCTCGGGAACAATGGTTCTGTTCAGGCTTTTGTGGCAAAACTGCTTGCCGCGCGACTCAGAAAATCAAATGCTGCTCGGTCCCGGGACTTTGAATCATGTATGAGCGGGCGGCTGGATCAGATTGTGCCAGCGGAACTTTTTCAGATCTTCCATATGCACCAGAAAACCGGAGTATTGACGATGGAGTTGCCCGAAGGTGAGGGCAAGGTTGCTTTCCGTGAAGGCTGTCTGATAAATGCCAGGTATGCCGGGGAGAAGAATCAGGAGGCAATTTTCAAAATTCTCGGCGAAAACAAGGGGCTGTACAGGTTTACCACTGGGCTGTCTCCCCGGGAGATGAAGGCAGCGGAAATCGGGGATTTCATGATGCTTCTGATGGAAGGGGTAAAAAGAGTTGATGAGGGTCTGGAAAATGAGGATTCATAA
- a CDS encoding YkgJ family cysteine cluster protein: MITDRQLPEFVTRITKETDFSFSCHKGVSCFTDCCRMLELALTPYDVLRLRKGTGMSSRKLLDQYILMEHDPGEPFPKFYLTMVDDGRASCVFITKKGCSIYGHRPSACRAYPLGRAVIRNSEGIEEFHVLMKEKHCRGFEENHKQTPISYSREQGLLKYNRFNDAIACILQHDAVRNGYQPSQRQVELFILALYDLDTFREQLFSGRIYTNTLTATEKNDLQDDEKLLLFSIDFLQKELYSS; encoded by the coding sequence ATGATAACCGACAGGCAACTCCCGGAATTTGTAACACGAATCACCAAAGAAACAGATTTTTCATTTTCCTGTCACAAGGGAGTTTCCTGTTTTACCGACTGCTGCAGAATGCTGGAGCTGGCACTCACACCCTACGATGTATTGCGCCTGCGTAAGGGGACCGGCATGTCTTCCAGGAAATTACTGGATCAGTATATTCTCATGGAACACGATCCCGGAGAACCCTTCCCGAAGTTCTACCTGACCATGGTTGATGACGGTCGAGCCAGCTGCGTTTTTATCACCAAAAAAGGCTGTTCAATATATGGGCATCGCCCATCCGCCTGCCGAGCTTATCCGCTTGGCAGGGCAGTTATACGTAACAGCGAGGGGATCGAGGAATTTCATGTCCTCATGAAGGAAAAACACTGCCGGGGTTTTGAGGAAAATCACAAACAGACACCCATCAGTTACAGTCGGGAGCAGGGGCTTCTCAAATACAACAGGTTTAATGATGCTATCGCCTGTATTCTGCAGCATGATGCTGTCCGCAATGGTTACCAACCATCACAGCGTCAGGTAGAACTCTTTATTCTGGCCCTGTACGATCTTGATACGTTCAGGGAACAGCTTTTTTCAGGCAGAATATACACAAACACACTCACAGCAACTGAAAAAAACGACCTGCAGGATGATGAAAAGCTCCTGCTCTTCTCCATAGACTTTCTTCAAAAGGAACTTTATTCCTCCTAA